Proteins encoded in a region of the Bacillus methanolicus genome:
- a CDS encoding LysR family transcriptional regulator encodes MSSLSEFHLLSVLAQEMNMRKAAERLFVSQPALSQRLQTIEKEWGTQLFLRSQKGLTLTPAGEYVISFVKEVLAKEEKVRESIHALNTEVHGTLKIAVASIVGQNWLPQVLKKFVNRYPHAKISLITGWSSEILRTLYEDQVHIGIIRGTPDWKGVKIHLFKDSLYLVDTEITKAEQVIETDRPFIQFKSDSNYYQEIQDWWHRQFQTAPKRTIVVDQIETCKQMTFNGIGYAILPAITLNGAEKNIFKIPLLDEHNEPIKRDTWLLGYESAFQLKQVQAFVDLIMEHIKESGEE; translated from the coding sequence ATGTCATCTCTTTCCGAGTTTCATTTGCTTTCAGTTTTGGCTCAGGAAATGAATATGAGGAAAGCTGCTGAGAGATTGTTTGTATCTCAGCCTGCTCTTTCACAGCGGTTGCAAACCATTGAAAAGGAATGGGGAACACAACTTTTTCTTCGCTCTCAAAAAGGGCTGACTCTTACTCCGGCAGGAGAGTACGTTATTTCTTTTGTAAAAGAGGTTCTGGCAAAAGAAGAAAAAGTGCGCGAGTCCATACATGCCCTTAATACAGAAGTCCACGGTACTTTAAAAATCGCTGTTGCTTCGATCGTCGGGCAAAATTGGCTGCCACAAGTGCTAAAGAAATTTGTTAATCGTTACCCACATGCAAAAATATCGCTCATTACCGGATGGAGCAGCGAAATATTAAGAACGTTATATGAGGATCAAGTGCATATAGGAATTATTAGAGGGACTCCTGACTGGAAAGGAGTTAAAATTCATTTGTTTAAAGACAGCCTATATTTGGTCGATACCGAAATAACAAAGGCCGAGCAAGTTATTGAAACAGACAGGCCTTTTATTCAATTTAAAAGCGACTCAAATTATTATCAGGAAATTCAAGACTGGTGGCACCGCCAGTTTCAGACTGCTCCAAAACGGACGATTGTTGTTGACCAGATTGAAACATGCAAACAGATGACTTTCAACGGAATCGGTTATGCCATTTTACCGGCAATTACGTTAAATGGAGCTGAGAAAAATATTTTTAAAATCCCTCTTTTAGATGAACATAACGAACCAATCAAGAGGGATACATGGCTCCTTGGGTATGAATCAGCATTTCAATTAAAGCAGGTACAAGCTTTTGTAGATCTGATTATGGAACATATAAAAGAATCCGGGGAGGAATAA
- the dapD gene encoding 2,3,4,5-tetrahydropyridine-2,6-dicarboxylate N-acetyltransferase, with product MKMMDANEIISFIQNSKKTTPVKVYVKGDLSEIDFGPSAKTFINGNTGVIFGEWSEINQALEANQAKIEEYVIENDRRNSAIPLLNMKNIKARIEPGAIIRDQVEIGDNAVIMMGAVINIGAVIGEKTMIDMNAVLGGRATVGKNCHIGAGAVLAGVIEPPSAKPVVIEDDVVIGANAVVLEGVTVGKGAVVAAGAVVIDDVPPYTVVAGTPARVIKEIDEKTKSKTEIKQELRQL from the coding sequence ATGAAAATGATGGATGCCAACGAAATTATTTCATTCATTCAAAATAGCAAAAAAACTACACCGGTAAAAGTTTATGTAAAGGGTGATTTATCAGAAATTGATTTTGGCCCAAGTGCAAAGACTTTTATTAATGGCAACACTGGCGTTATTTTTGGCGAATGGAGTGAAATAAATCAAGCACTTGAAGCCAACCAAGCGAAAATTGAGGAATATGTTATTGAGAATGACCGCCGCAATTCTGCGATCCCTCTGTTAAATATGAAAAACATTAAAGCGCGGATTGAACCAGGTGCGATTATCCGTGACCAAGTTGAAATTGGCGACAATGCCGTCATCATGATGGGTGCAGTGATTAATATCGGTGCCGTTATTGGGGAAAAAACAATGATTGATATGAATGCTGTCCTCGGCGGCCGTGCAACAGTAGGTAAGAATTGCCACATTGGCGCAGGAGCTGTACTAGCCGGTGTTATTGAACCGCCTTCTGCAAAGCCTGTTGTCATTGAAGACGATGTTGTAATCGGAGCGAACGCTGTTGTATTGGAAGGCGTGACAGTCGGCAAAGGAGCGGTCGTTGCTGCCGGAGCAGTTGTCATCGACGATGTTCCACCGTATACAGTTGTGGCTGGAACACCTGCACGTGTGATTAAAGA